The Altererythrobacter sp. Root672 genome includes a window with the following:
- the tilS gene encoding tRNA lysidine(34) synthetase TilS, translated as MTAPRARSPAADAIPEALIERFSVTLGRLWPGDERLGLAVSGGPDSLAMLLLAQAAVPGRFEVASVDHGLRPEAADECAMVALLCAERGIPCEVLRVTVDGGNVQAAAREARYRALADWADRRGLSAIATAHHADDQAETLLMRLNRGSGVPGLAGVRESGAMPGSAIPLIRPLLEFRRQELGEVIECAAPAAAQDPSNLDDKYDRVRLRKALAGVDWLDVPSLARSATNLADADEALAWATEREWSERVAESPDELRYLRTDAPRAIVLRVAGRAIGVLGGQARGSDLARLIERLEAGGSGNLAGVLVTVERGQWVFRPEPPRGARR; from the coding sequence ATGACCGCACCAAGAGCAAGGTCTCCTGCAGCTGACGCCATCCCGGAAGCGCTGATCGAGCGCTTCTCGGTTACGCTGGGGCGATTGTGGCCCGGTGACGAACGGTTGGGCCTGGCGGTTTCCGGTGGGCCCGACAGCTTGGCGATGCTGTTACTCGCGCAGGCCGCCGTTCCAGGCCGGTTCGAAGTAGCCTCTGTAGATCACGGCCTGCGACCCGAAGCTGCCGACGAGTGCGCGATGGTGGCGCTGCTCTGCGCGGAGCGGGGCATCCCGTGCGAGGTGCTGCGGGTGACTGTCGACGGCGGAAACGTCCAGGCGGCAGCCCGTGAGGCACGCTACCGGGCGCTCGCCGACTGGGCCGATCGTCGCGGCCTCTCTGCGATCGCCACAGCCCACCATGCGGACGATCAGGCCGAGACGCTGCTTATGCGGCTCAACCGAGGCAGCGGCGTACCCGGCCTTGCAGGCGTGCGAGAGAGCGGGGCGATGCCGGGAAGTGCGATCCCGCTGATCCGGCCACTGCTGGAGTTCCGGCGCCAAGAGCTTGGGGAAGTCATCGAGTGTGCCGCTCCCGCCGCCGCTCAGGATCCCAGCAACCTCGACGACAAGTACGATCGCGTCCGCCTGCGCAAGGCTCTTGCGGGGGTCGACTGGCTCGACGTGCCGTCGCTTGCGCGCTCGGCCACTAACCTGGCTGACGCCGATGAGGCTTTGGCCTGGGCAACCGAGAGAGAATGGTCAGAGCGGGTTGCGGAGAGCCCGGATGAGCTTCGTTATCTCCGCACGGACGCGCCGCGCGCAATCGTCCTGCGAGTGGCGGGACGGGCAATCGGCGTTCTCGGCGGGCAGGCCAGAGGAAGCGATCTCGCTCGGCTCATCGAGCGGTTGGAAGCTGGCGGCAGCGGCAACCTCGCAGGTGTCCTAGTGACCGTCGAGCGCGGTCAGTGGGTCTTCCGACCCGAGCCCCCACGCGGCGCCAGGCGTTAG
- a CDS encoding L,D-transpeptidase family protein, with protein sequence MSEAIKWIGGTTVVAVVLLGSAIIAGNTLEARNSAPTVEAVKPAQVALATPAAKPSPRPFAIRRVLPIEGPIKYGEWHWNEEGAPAEGPIVMTVDLEARVISVFRDGYEIGAAAVLLGTDEHPTPVGVFPILSKERHNVSEEYGNAPMPWTMRLTNDGVAIHGGSTVELGWASHGCIGAPDPFVSRLFDVASKGDVVIITRGKKAEVGTPLA encoded by the coding sequence ATGAGCGAGGCGATTAAGTGGATCGGTGGAACGACCGTGGTGGCCGTAGTGCTGCTGGGCTCGGCCATTATCGCCGGCAATACGCTCGAAGCGCGGAACAGCGCGCCGACCGTCGAAGCAGTGAAGCCCGCGCAAGTCGCACTCGCCACGCCTGCTGCCAAGCCGAGCCCGCGCCCCTTCGCCATCCGGCGCGTCCTGCCGATCGAAGGTCCGATCAAGTACGGCGAGTGGCACTGGAACGAAGAAGGCGCCCCCGCTGAAGGCCCGATCGTGATGACGGTCGATCTCGAAGCGCGGGTCATCTCGGTGTTCCGCGACGGCTATGAGATCGGCGCGGCGGCGGTCCTGCTCGGCACGGACGAGCATCCGACTCCGGTCGGGGTGTTTCCGATCCTGAGCAAGGAGCGGCACAACGTTTCCGAAGAGTACGGCAACGCGCCGATGCCCTGGACCATGCGCCTGACCAACGATGGCGTGGCGATCCACGGTGGGTCCACTGTCGAACTCGGATGGGCCAGTCACGGCTGCATCGGCGCCCCGGACCCATTCGTTTCGCGACTGTTCGACGTGGCCAGCAAGGGCGACGTGGTGATCATCACGCGCGGCAAGAAGGCCGAAGTGGGGACGCCGCTCGCCTAA
- a CDS encoding phosphoenolpyruvate carboxylase — MKTVGELTERIQTLHLRTEETPLFNPVFQLSLDLSRLLESGELTLDDCDRLIAELECDALKSRAERLHRLVAPASFEANAEELAAALRSEDFATFRNRWERPQLHAVFTAHPTFLLSPAQSAAVAQAASVDEPVDSAVCAVPAARPEITLAYEHEQAMRAIAHAQDARDRIVAQLLTHAQQHWPDDWAAFAPLPFRFASWVGYDMDGRTDIGWAQSIGFRLAEKAERLARYVVSLAAIDPAHVLLGELRPAAGYAADRAKDFAADLSDPAALSVAANRLTANDPRKLLSLVRYIEALEAEARSAEAERAIALKTLAAAMRADGLGMGWIHFRVNAKQLHNGIRRRLDPEGTLDLSSKGAVVHLRRAISEAKPLRSNFAALAIESSTAIRQFLAMAQILQHIDADAPIRMLIAECEEPATLLAGLYFARLFGIADKVDLSPLFETETALEHGGRFLDSLLAEEEFRTYARARGRVSIQTGFSDAGRFVGQIPASLAIERLQGRLAQAMEANGLGDIAALVFNTHGESMGRGAHPDSFADRLDWPLSPWARRRFVRAGIRLEPEVSFQGGDGYLLFSTPELALATLTRIAELCPAETDADAPPDPFYRRIDISLDFYRAIRDHQHSHLESRTYSRAVTAFGLGLLNPTGSRVSRRQSDLSADREMSLRQIRAIPHNAILQQLGYPVNVIAGVGSAADGNYEEIAALLTSSERGMQLIRLVRAANALASVKTVAAFGELFNSAYWASRPYRGTESHLSEPCQALAEYLIKDDRAGVFRRLASRLRVDALKLHRLLAMMPEGESRSQHESVRRAIGVCQALRLALFQHMFIRAVSVPAFSRANDVSRDDVLEMVFTLRIDEALAQLRRAFPTSFPKIGDFELAEPTDYPEGADEGYEGLRRAFIDPIDRAYALSLRITTAIANHFGAHG; from the coding sequence ATGAAGACGGTCGGTGAGCTAACCGAGCGGATCCAGACGCTCCATCTGCGCACCGAAGAGACACCTCTCTTCAATCCGGTCTTCCAGCTCTCGCTCGACCTGTCGCGCCTGCTCGAAAGCGGCGAACTGACTCTCGACGACTGCGACCGCCTGATTGCCGAGCTTGAATGCGACGCTCTCAAGAGCCGGGCCGAGCGCCTGCACCGCCTGGTCGCGCCGGCGAGCTTTGAGGCCAATGCCGAGGAGTTGGCAGCAGCGCTTCGGTCCGAAGACTTCGCCACGTTCCGCAACCGCTGGGAGCGGCCGCAACTCCACGCCGTATTCACCGCGCACCCGACGTTCCTGCTGAGCCCCGCGCAATCGGCCGCAGTCGCTCAAGCGGCGAGCGTCGACGAACCGGTCGATTCCGCGGTCTGCGCGGTCCCGGCCGCGCGCCCGGAGATCACCCTCGCCTACGAACACGAACAGGCGATGCGCGCGATCGCTCACGCGCAGGACGCCCGCGATCGGATCGTCGCGCAACTGTTGACCCACGCTCAGCAGCACTGGCCCGACGACTGGGCCGCCTTCGCTCCGCTGCCCTTCAGGTTCGCCAGCTGGGTCGGCTATGACATGGACGGCCGCACCGACATCGGCTGGGCGCAGTCGATCGGTTTCCGCCTGGCCGAGAAGGCTGAGCGACTGGCCCGCTATGTTGTGTCACTCGCTGCGATCGATCCGGCGCACGTCCTCCTCGGCGAACTGCGTCCGGCAGCAGGCTATGCCGCTGACCGTGCGAAGGACTTTGCCGCCGACTTGTCCGACCCAGCGGCGCTTTCCGTCGCCGCCAACCGCCTGACCGCCAACGATCCGCGCAAGCTCCTGTCCCTTGTACGTTACATCGAGGCGCTCGAAGCCGAAGCACGGAGCGCCGAGGCGGAAAGGGCGATTGCTCTCAAGACCCTCGCCGCCGCGATGCGCGCCGATGGTCTCGGCATGGGTTGGATCCACTTCCGGGTGAATGCCAAGCAGCTTCACAACGGGATCCGCCGCCGGCTCGACCCGGAAGGCACGCTGGACCTTTCGAGCAAGGGCGCGGTTGTCCACCTGCGACGCGCGATCTCGGAGGCCAAGCCGCTGCGGTCCAACTTCGCCGCGCTCGCGATCGAGAGCTCGACCGCGATCCGGCAGTTCCTGGCGATGGCGCAAATCCTCCAGCACATCGATGCCGACGCGCCGATCCGCATGCTGATCGCGGAGTGCGAAGAGCCGGCCACGCTGCTCGCCGGGCTCTATTTTGCACGCCTGTTCGGCATCGCCGACAAGGTCGACTTGTCACCCCTGTTCGAAACCGAAACTGCGCTCGAACATGGCGGTCGTTTTCTCGACTCTCTGCTCGCAGAGGAGGAGTTCCGCACCTACGCCCGGGCGCGCGGGCGGGTCTCGATCCAGACCGGCTTTTCGGATGCAGGTCGCTTCGTCGGCCAGATCCCGGCGAGCCTTGCCATCGAACGTCTCCAGGGCCGGCTGGCCCAGGCGATGGAGGCCAACGGTCTCGGCGACATAGCCGCGCTTGTGTTCAACACCCACGGCGAGAGCATGGGCCGCGGCGCCCACCCGGATTCGTTTGCCGACCGGCTCGATTGGCCGCTCAGCCCCTGGGCGCGCCGTCGGTTTGTGCGCGCGGGAATCCGGCTTGAGCCCGAGGTGAGCTTCCAGGGCGGCGACGGCTACCTGCTGTTCTCCACGCCCGAGCTGGCTCTCGCAACGCTCACTCGGATCGCGGAGCTGTGTCCGGCAGAAACCGACGCCGACGCCCCGCCCGATCCGTTCTATCGCCGCATCGATATCAGCCTCGATTTCTACCGCGCGATCCGCGACCATCAGCATTCGCATCTCGAAAGCCGGACCTATTCGCGCGCCGTGACGGCGTTCGGCCTCGGCCTGCTCAACCCGACCGGTAGCCGCGTCTCGCGCCGCCAGTCGGACTTGTCGGCCGACCGCGAGATGAGCCTGCGGCAGATCCGCGCGATCCCGCACAACGCGATCCTGCAGCAGCTCGGCTATCCCGTGAACGTGATCGCCGGGGTCGGCAGCGCCGCGGACGGCAACTACGAAGAGATCGCCGCCCTGCTCACCTCAAGCGAGCGCGGCATGCAGCTAATCCGCCTGGTCCGGGCCGCCAACGCGCTCGCCAGCGTGAAAACGGTCGCGGCGTTCGGCGAACTGTTCAACTCGGCTTACTGGGCCAGCCGCCCCTATCGTGGAACCGAGAGCCACCTCTCCGAACCCTGCCAGGCCTTGGCGGAATACCTGATCAAGGACGACCGCGCCGGAGTGTTTCGTCGCCTAGCCTCTCGCCTCAGGGTCGATGCGCTCAAGCTTCACCGGCTGCTGGCGATGATGCCGGAAGGCGAAAGCCGCTCGCAGCACGAGTCGGTCCGCCGCGCGATCGGCGTGTGCCAGGCCCTGCGCCTGGCGCTGTTCCAGCACATGTTCATCCGCGCGGTCTCGGTCCCCGCGTTCAGCCGCGCCAACGACGTGTCGCGCGACGACGTGCTGGAGATGGTCTTCACCCTGCGCATCGACGAGGCTCTGGCCCAGTTGCGCCGGGCGTTCCCGACCAGCTTCCCCAAAATCGGCGACTTCGAACTGGCCGAACCGACCGATTATCCAGAAGGCGCGGACGAAGGTTACGAGGGACTGCGCAGGGCTTTCATCGACCCGATCGACCGCGCCTATGCCCTGTCGCTGCGCATCACCACTGCCATCGCCAACCACTTCGGCGCGCACGGCTAA
- the eda gene encoding bifunctional 4-hydroxy-2-oxoglutarate aldolase/2-dehydro-3-deoxy-phosphogluconate aldolase, which produces MSSIGQIMRTSPVIPVLVIEEGTDARGLAEALVAGGLRVLEVTLRTPAGLQAIRDMKQVPGAIVGAGTVTNLQELDDAIEAGSEFIVSPGLTDRLASAAIERQVPFLPGIASASDIMRGLDHGLDHFKFFPATAAGGTPALKALSAPFSQCSFCPTGGITLETAPDWLAIKPVLCVGGSWIVKPGASFEQIEALARQAAALSR; this is translated from the coding sequence ATGAGTTCGATCGGCCAGATCATGCGGACATCGCCGGTTATCCCGGTGCTGGTGATCGAAGAGGGCACTGACGCGCGTGGTTTGGCCGAAGCACTGGTGGCAGGCGGGCTGCGGGTGCTCGAAGTGACACTGCGCACTCCGGCCGGGCTCCAGGCGATCCGCGATATGAAACAGGTTCCCGGCGCCATCGTCGGGGCCGGCACGGTCACCAATCTGCAAGAGCTCGACGACGCGATAGAGGCCGGCTCGGAATTCATCGTCTCGCCCGGCCTGACCGACCGCTTGGCCAGCGCCGCGATCGAGCGGCAAGTGCCGTTCCTGCCCGGCATCGCGTCGGCCAGCGATATCATGCGCGGGCTCGATCACGGGCTCGACCATTTCAAGTTCTTCCCCGCCACGGCTGCCGGCGGAACCCCTGCCCTGAAGGCGCTGTCCGCTCCGTTCTCCCAGTGCAGCTTCTGCCCGACGGGCGGGATCACGCTCGAGACCGCGCCGGACTGGTTGGCGATCAAACCGGTCCTCTGCGTCGGCGGAAGCTGGATCGTGAAACCGGGGGCCAGCTTCGAACAGATCGAGGCACTGGCCCGGCAAGCGGCGGCGCTGTCACGATGA
- a CDS encoding glucokinase yields the protein MREIVALDVGGTHARFALATIADDGAISVGEPVTLKTGDYASLQTAWEEFERRSGTTLPRAAAIAIAAPIVGDTIRMTNNSWIFHTHGLVDQLGIDAVTLINDFGAVAHAVASVPEDQLVHITGPEGPLPTSGTISVIGPGTGLGVAHFFRYPGGYHVQSTEGGHMEFASLDSIDDRILAKLRAQHQRVSTERVHSGPGIMEIYRCLADLEGRAPDLTDNTAVWQKGIAREDSLAAAAVDRFCSSLGSVTGDYALAQGASAVVLAGGLGLRLRELLPTSGFGERFRFKGRYTQMMSGIPVKLIIHPQPGLYGAVAAFLTEHP from the coding sequence GTGAGGGAAATTGTCGCGCTCGATGTGGGCGGCACGCACGCACGGTTTGCTTTGGCCACCATCGCCGACGACGGGGCGATCTCGGTTGGCGAGCCGGTCACGCTGAAGACTGGCGACTACGCCAGCTTGCAGACCGCCTGGGAGGAATTCGAACGGCGATCCGGGACAACGTTGCCTCGGGCCGCCGCGATCGCCATTGCCGCGCCGATCGTCGGTGACACGATCCGGATGACCAACAACAGCTGGATCTTCCACACCCACGGGCTGGTCGATCAACTCGGCATCGACGCCGTGACCCTGATCAACGACTTCGGCGCCGTCGCCCATGCCGTGGCGAGTGTGCCCGAGGATCAACTCGTCCATATCACCGGCCCCGAAGGTCCCCTGCCGACGAGCGGGACCATCAGCGTGATCGGCCCCGGCACCGGCCTCGGCGTGGCGCACTTCTTCCGTTATCCCGGCGGCTATCATGTGCAGTCGACCGAAGGCGGCCACATGGAGTTCGCCTCGCTCGACTCGATCGACGACCGCATTCTCGCCAAGCTGCGCGCCCAGCACCAGCGGGTCTCGACCGAACGGGTCCATTCGGGTCCGGGGATCATGGAAATCTACCGCTGCCTCGCCGACCTCGAAGGCCGCGCCCCCGACCTGACCGACAACACGGCGGTCTGGCAGAAGGGCATTGCCCGCGAAGACAGCCTGGCCGCCGCCGCGGTCGACAGGTTCTGCTCGTCGCTCGGCAGCGTCACAGGGGACTACGCCCTGGCGCAGGGAGCGAGCGCCGTCGTCCTCGCGGGCGGTCTCGGGTTGCGGCTTCGCGAATTGCTGCCAACATCGGGCTTCGGCGAACGATTCCGCTTCAAGGGCCGATATACGCAAATGATGTCGGGCATTCCCGTGAAGCTTATCATCCACCCCCAGCCGGGCCTCTACGGCGCGGTCGCAGCGTTTTTGACGGAGCATCCCTGA
- the edd gene encoding phosphogluconate dehydratase, producing the protein MTLHPTVSRVTDRIIERSRNSRRRYLELMDAEGERHADRNVALPCSNLAHGFAAMEQDKASIATRRGPNIGVITAYNDTISAHQPYGAYPPLMKVWAREVGATCQVAGATPAMCDGVTQGTDGMELSLFSRDVIALSATVGLSHAMYDSVAMLGICDKIVPGLLIGGLRFGWLPTVFIPSGPMPSGIANKEKQRVRQLYAEGKASRAELLDSEAKSYHSPGTCTFYGTANSNQMMMELMGLHLPGAAFVNPGTPLRQALTRAAVHRLAEIARSGNDYRPLSRCVDEKAVVNAAVGLLATGGSTNHAIHIPAFARAAGVIIDWNDLDELSQAVPLLARVYPNGAGDVNHFHAAGGIGFVIRELLDAGLAHRDIMTVGGDDLGAYAQEPWLDGEQLAWRDAGPSGDEEMLRPVTNPFMPDGGMRLVEGNLGRATFKTSAVDPDRWTIEAPCRIFERQEDVAHAFAAGELDRDVVVVMRFQGPRANGMPELHKLTPVLGVLQDRGYRVALVTDGRMSGASGKVPAAIHVSPEALGGGPLAYLQDGDVVRLCANRGEISTLADLVGREPAVMREVELGTARELYAMFRLGADEAEKGGSAMLALGGL; encoded by the coding sequence ATGACCCTTCACCCCACGGTCTCCCGCGTCACCGACCGCATCATCGAGCGCTCGCGCAACAGCCGCCGGCGTTACCTCGAACTGATGGATGCCGAGGGCGAGCGGCATGCCGATCGCAACGTCGCCCTCCCCTGCTCAAACCTCGCGCACGGCTTTGCCGCGATGGAACAGGACAAGGCTTCGATAGCGACGCGGCGCGGCCCAAACATCGGCGTCATCACGGCCTACAACGACACGATCTCCGCCCATCAGCCCTACGGCGCCTATCCGCCGCTGATGAAGGTCTGGGCGCGTGAAGTCGGCGCGACGTGCCAGGTCGCGGGCGCCACTCCGGCGATGTGCGATGGCGTGACGCAAGGCACCGACGGCATGGAGCTGTCGCTGTTCAGCCGCGACGTGATCGCGCTATCCGCCACGGTCGGCCTCAGCCACGCGATGTACGACAGCGTCGCCATGCTGGGCATTTGCGACAAGATCGTGCCCGGCCTGCTGATCGGCGGCTTGCGCTTCGGCTGGCTGCCGACGGTGTTCATCCCCTCCGGCCCAATGCCGAGCGGGATAGCAAACAAGGAAAAGCAGCGCGTCCGCCAGCTCTATGCCGAAGGCAAGGCGAGCCGCGCGGAACTGCTCGATAGCGAGGCCAAGTCCTACCACTCACCCGGCACTTGCACCTTCTACGGCACGGCCAACTCCAACCAGATGATGATGGAGCTGATGGGCCTGCACTTGCCTGGGGCCGCCTTCGTCAATCCCGGCACGCCCCTGCGCCAGGCCCTGACCCGCGCCGCGGTCCATCGGCTGGCGGAGATCGCTCGGAGCGGGAACGACTACCGGCCGCTGTCGCGCTGCGTCGATGAAAAGGCCGTGGTCAACGCCGCGGTCGGCCTGCTGGCGACCGGCGGCTCGACCAACCACGCGATCCACATCCCTGCCTTCGCCAGGGCGGCCGGCGTGATCATCGACTGGAACGATCTCGACGAGCTCAGCCAGGCGGTGCCGCTGCTGGCACGCGTCTATCCGAATGGCGCTGGCGACGTGAACCACTTCCACGCCGCGGGCGGCATCGGCTTCGTGATCCGCGAACTGCTCGACGCGGGCCTCGCCCATCGCGACATCATGACGGTCGGCGGCGATGATCTCGGCGCCTATGCCCAGGAACCGTGGCTTGACGGCGAACAGCTCGCCTGGCGCGATGCCGGTCCGTCGGGCGATGAAGAGATGCTCCGCCCCGTCACGAACCCGTTCATGCCCGATGGCGGCATGCGCTTGGTCGAGGGCAATCTAGGCAGGGCCACGTTCAAGACCAGCGCTGTCGATCCGGACCGCTGGACGATCGAGGCGCCCTGCCGGATCTTCGAACGGCAGGAAGATGTCGCCCACGCCTTCGCTGCCGGAGAGCTCGACCGGGATGTCGTGGTCGTCATGCGCTTTCAGGGTCCGCGCGCCAACGGCATGCCCGAACTGCACAAGCTGACCCCGGTGCTCGGTGTCCTGCAGGATCGCGGTTATCGCGTGGCGCTGGTCACCGATGGGCGCATGTCGGGCGCCAGCGGCAAAGTCCCCGCGGCGATCCACGTCAGCCCGGAGGCGCTAGGTGGTGGGCCGCTGGCTTATCTGCAGGACGGCGACGTGGTTCGCCTCTGCGCCAATCGCGGAGAAATTTCGACCTTGGCCGATCTCGTCGGGCGCGAACCGGCGGTCATGCGCGAGGTTGAATTGGGAACGGCGCGCGAATTGTACGCCATGTTCCGGCTGGGGGCCGATGAAGCTGAAAAGGGCGGCAGCGCCATGCTTGCTTTGGGGGGTTTGTGA
- the zwf gene encoding glucose-6-phosphate dehydrogenase, whose amino-acid sequence MKSRADTLLLFGATGDLAQRMLLPSLCALNAGGLLDPNLKIIGTARTAMDDAEFRNFARAALEKFLPAERRGPIAEFLNRLHYQPLDVTNPDSFAELAVKVGPEGKRVAIFLSTAPSLFEATIRGLETAGLAGEGSRIGLEKPLGLDLASSREINDAVASAFPERRIFRIDHYLGKETVQNLLALRFANILFEPLWNAQHIEHVQITVGETVGLEKRADFYDQTGALRDMVQNHMLQLLSLVAMEPPSSFESEAVRDEKVKVLRALRPVGRGESVTGQYRDGAVSAQIVPGYDEELGRDSETETFVAIKAHVDNWRWKGVPFYLRTGKRMPKRVTEILVQFRDVPHSIFKGVQTKPNKLLIGIQPEENITLSLMAKVPGLDRDGIALREVPLDIAMPDAFSGKERRIAYERLLLDLIDMDQTLFVRRDEVEAQWSWVDKIRELWGEERLTPKPYAAGSWGPSAAIALAERDGVTWHE is encoded by the coding sequence ATGAAGTCCAGGGCCGACACATTATTGCTTTTCGGTGCCACTGGCGACCTGGCCCAGCGGATGCTGTTACCATCGCTCTGCGCGCTCAACGCGGGGGGCCTGCTCGATCCGAACCTGAAGATCATCGGCACCGCCAGGACGGCGATGGACGACGCCGAGTTCCGCAATTTCGCCCGCGCCGCGCTGGAAAAGTTCCTTCCGGCAGAGCGTCGTGGCCCGATCGCGGAATTCCTCAACCGGCTCCATTACCAGCCGCTCGATGTCACCAACCCGGACAGCTTCGCGGAACTCGCGGTCAAAGTCGGCCCCGAAGGAAAGCGCGTGGCGATCTTCCTGTCGACCGCGCCCAGCCTGTTCGAAGCGACGATCCGTGGTCTGGAAACCGCTGGCCTCGCGGGTGAAGGCTCGCGCATCGGGCTCGAAAAGCCGCTCGGCCTCGACCTCGCCTCGAGCCGCGAGATCAACGACGCGGTGGCGAGCGCCTTTCCCGAGCGCCGCATTTTCCGCATCGACCACTATCTGGGCAAGGAAACCGTCCAGAACCTGCTGGCCCTGCGCTTCGCCAATATCCTGTTCGAGCCGCTGTGGAACGCCCAGCATATCGAACACGTGCAGATCACCGTCGGCGAGACCGTCGGCCTCGAAAAGCGGGCCGACTTCTACGACCAGACCGGCGCCCTGCGCGACATGGTGCAGAACCACATGCTCCAGCTGCTTTCCCTGGTGGCCATGGAACCGCCTAGCAGCTTCGAATCCGAAGCCGTGCGTGACGAGAAGGTCAAAGTCCTGCGCGCCCTGCGCCCTGTCGGCCGTGGCGAGAGCGTAACCGGCCAGTACCGCGACGGCGCCGTCAGCGCGCAGATCGTGCCTGGCTATGACGAGGAACTCGGCCGCGACAGCGAGACCGAGACCTTCGTCGCGATCAAGGCCCACGTCGACAACTGGCGCTGGAAGGGCGTGCCGTTCTACCTTCGCACTGGCAAGCGCATGCCCAAGCGCGTCACCGAAATCCTGGTGCAGTTCCGCGACGTTCCGCACTCGATCTTCAAGGGCGTGCAGACCAAGCCGAACAAGCTGCTGATCGGAATCCAGCCGGAAGAGAACATCACGCTCTCGCTGATGGCCAAGGTGCCGGGCCTTGACCGCGACGGGATCGCGCTACGTGAAGTGCCGCTCGACATCGCCATGCCCGACGCGTTCTCGGGCAAGGAACGGCGGATTGCCTACGAGCGGCTGCTGCTCGACCTGATCGATATGGACCAGACGCTGTTCGTCCGCCGCGACGAAGTGGAAGCGCAGTGGTCCTGGGTCGACAAGATCCGCGAGCTGTGGGGAGAAGAGCGTCTCACGCCCAAGCCTTACGCCGCAGGGAGCTGGGGCCCGAGCGCGGCCATCGCCCTGGCGGAGCGCGACGGGGTAACTTGGCATGAATAG
- a CDS encoding transglutaminase-like domain-containing protein has protein sequence MPIDISAHFSFSVDRVTDVLLQFEAAAIPEQRVFVRSSEVSQTEHFARIAAQDDIGERIWLRAEGRIEVTYEARVEVDRLLLDIGELARLEPHELPAETVQYLLDSRYCPADRFQPFVEAEFGDICGGKRILAIRDWIAGNFTYTPGSSTTNTTALDSFVERRGICRDYAHVLITLARASAIPARYCSAYSPSVDPPDFHAVAEVFLADPTTPGGGAWHIVDATGMADPADTVKIGVGRDAADVSFMTTFGEVEFGDKMVAVSKVP, from the coding sequence ATGCCCATCGACATCAGCGCCCACTTCTCCTTCTCGGTCGATCGCGTGACCGATGTCCTGCTGCAGTTCGAAGCTGCGGCAATCCCCGAACAGCGCGTGTTCGTCAGATCGAGCGAGGTAAGCCAGACCGAACACTTCGCCCGAATTGCGGCGCAAGATGACATCGGCGAGCGCATCTGGCTTCGCGCCGAAGGGCGGATCGAAGTGACCTACGAGGCGCGGGTCGAGGTTGACCGCCTGCTGCTCGACATTGGCGAGCTTGCCCGGCTGGAACCGCATGAGCTTCCCGCAGAAACGGTCCAGTACCTGCTCGATTCCCGCTATTGTCCGGCGGATCGGTTCCAACCCTTCGTTGAAGCCGAATTCGGAGACATCTGCGGCGGGAAGCGCATTCTGGCGATCCGCGACTGGATTGCCGGGAATTTCACGTACACTCCAGGATCGAGCACCACCAACACCACTGCGCTCGACAGCTTTGTCGAACGGCGCGGGATCTGCCGGGACTATGCCCACGTGCTGATTACGCTGGCGCGCGCATCGGCCATCCCTGCGCGTTACTGCAGCGCCTATTCTCCCAGTGTCGATCCGCCAGATTTCCACGCCGTAGCAGAGGTTTTTCTGGCCGACCCGACCACGCCGGGAGGAGGCGCCTGGCACATCGTCGACGCCACGGGAATGGCCGATCCGGCCGACACGGTGAAGATCGGGGTCGGTCGCGACGCTGCCGATGTCAGCTTCATGACGACGTTCGGAGAGGTCGAATTCGGCGATAAAATGGTAGCGGTATCAAAGGTCCCTTGA
- a CDS encoding secondary thiamine-phosphate synthase enzyme YjbQ, which produces MMHQHTILSFDTHGTGLYEITDEITGWLGETGIRTGLLTVFCQHTSAGLLITENASPAVHRDIVRWLAKVAPEGDVYEHSDEGPDDMPAHLKALLTGSSLSVPVGQGQMLLGTWQGIFLAEHRRRPHRRKIVLHVSGS; this is translated from the coding sequence ATGATGCACCAGCATACGATCCTCAGCTTCGACACTCACGGCACCGGCCTCTACGAGATCACCGATGAGATCACCGGCTGGCTTGGCGAAACCGGCATCCGCACAGGACTGCTCACTGTGTTCTGCCAGCACACCAGCGCCGGGCTGCTGATCACCGAGAACGCCTCGCCCGCGGTCCACCGCGACATTGTCCGCTGGCTGGCGAAGGTCGCGCCAGAAGGCGATGTTTACGAGCATTCGGATGAGGGACCGGACGACATGCCGGCGCATCTCAAGGCCCTGCTCACCGGCAGCAGCCTGAGCGTACCGGTCGGGCAAGGCCAGATGCTGCTAGGCACCTGGCAGGGGATATTCCTCGCCGAGCACCGGCGCCGGCCGCACCGAAGGAAAATTGTCCTGCACGTATCCGGCAGTTGA